CCGCCGAATGCCACATCCCCGCCGCCGTCACCGCCGACCACCTCGCCGGGTTCGAGCGCGACGCCGCCGGCTGGCGCCCCGCCACCACCGACGACCTTCTCTCTTATTGCTACCAGGTCGCCGGCGCGGTCGGCGTGATGATGGCCCACGTCATGGGGGTCGCTCCGGACGACAGTGACACGCTCGACCGCGCCGCCGACCTCGGCATCGCCTTCCAGCTCGCCAACATCGCGCGCGATATCGTCGAGGATGCGCGCGTCGGCCGCGTCTATCTCCCCACCGACTGGCTCCGCGCCGAGGGCCTCGAGGGCGCCGACCTCGCCGACCCGCGCCACCGGCCCGCGCTCGCGCGCATCGCCCGCCGCCTCAGCGAGCTCGCCGACGCCTATCGCCGCTCGGCGCGCGTCGGCGCCGCCCGCCTGCCCTTCCGCAGCCGCTGGGCAGTCCTCTCGGCAAGCGGCATCTACGGCGAGATCGCGACCCGTGCCGCCGCGCTCGGCCCCCGCGCCTGGGACGCGCGGATCAGCACCGGCAAGGGCGAGAAAGCCGCGCTGGTGATGGAAGCCTTTTGGGAAGCGCTGTGGCCGGTCAGGCCGATCCCACGCGATGGTCTGTGGACTCGGCCGCGGACCCCCGCGGCGCCCTGACCTCGGCCTTCGCGCTCGCACCGAGCGCGCGCTTCAATCGCTCGATCGGCGGCGCATAGACGAAGCCGAAGCTCACCGCTCCTTCGCGCCCCTGCACCGCATGGTGCAGTTTGTGCGCCTGGACGATCCGCCGGAAATAGCGGCTGCGCGGCACGATCCGGTGGGCGATGCGCCCGTGGACGATGACGTCGTGGAAGCCGAAATAGATGAGGCCGTACCCCGCGATCCCCGCCCCGACCCACGCCGCCCACGGCCCCAATTGCTCGTGCACCCCGGCATAGATTAGCGCCACCGACGGCAGCGCGAACAGCATCCCGTAAAGATCGTTCGCCTCGAACCAGCCCGCCCGCTCGCGATGATGGCTCGCATGCAGCCGCCACCCCAGCCGCGAATGCATCACCCATCGATGCAGCCCGTAGGCGACCGCCTCCATGGCGATCACGGTGGCGGCGAATAGGGCAAGGCCGGCGGGCAGCGACATGGCCGTCATATAGCGGCCGCGACCGTTAAATGTCAGTGCTGCTCCGCCAAGTAGCGCATCAGCTCGGCGAGCGTGCTTTCCATCTGGTCCTGCATCTGGCTGACCAGCTCATTCTCGCGCATGCCTTCGTGGTCGAGGGGCTTGGAATAGCTATCGCTGAACGCCTTCAAGTCGTTGGCGTCGAACACCCCGCGCGCGACCAGCTTGGCGAGGATCACCAGCAGCCCGTTGGTGTTGGCGATGGTTCCGGCGACCAGCGCCTCGTCGACCATCGACAGGTCGGAAGTCGGGGTTTCGGCGTCGTCGCTTAACTCTTCGGCCATGTCCGAATGGGTGGAATGGGGCGGCGCGGCTGTCAACCGACGAGGTCGCGCAGCGCGGCCCAGCGCGCGGCCTTGGCGGCGAACGACAGCGTATGGGCCGGGCTCGACGAGGGCAGGTCGACGAGCGTCAGCCCCGCGCTCCCCGCCAGTGACCGCCGCCCGATCCGCGCGGCGGTCAGCCCATTGAACGCGACCGCGCGCACCGCCGGATGCGCCGCGACCAACTCGCCAAGCGGGGTCGCCGCCACCCCCCGCAGCGCCTGGTCGAGGCTGCCCCGCCGCCGCGCGCTCGCGACCACGTCCCACAGCCCGACCCCGCGCTCGAGCAACCGCGCCAGCCGCTCTTCGTAAGCCAACTCCGCCAGTGGCTCGCCAAGCGCCGCGCCGAGCAACCGCCAGAACTGGTTCTGCGGATGCGCATAATAGCGCCCGGCGGCGAGCGACGCCTCGCCCGGCAGGCTGCCGCAGACCAGCAGCCGCGTGCCGGCATCGATCACCGGCGGAAAGGAGGACTTGGGTTCATCGCCGCGCATCGCCATCTTGCTGCCATGCCGCGCCTCCTCCGCCTAGCCGCCGTCGTTGCCCTCGGCCTCCTCCTCCGCTCGAGCCGGCGCCGCGCCGATTGATCGTGCAGCGCGGCACTCGCGCCGCGTTCGGGCGTTGAACCGCCGAACCTCGCGAACATCCGGAGCATCATCATGAACATCGACACCGCCATCGGCACCGGCACCGACCTCAAGGGCCAGCTCAAGCAGAACATCGGCGAGGCGACCAACGATCCCGCGCTGCAGCAGGACGGCACCCTCGACCAGATTTCGGGCCAGGCGCGCAAGGGCTTCGGCGCGGTGCGCGATTTCGCCAAGCGCCAGCCGGTCGCCGCCGCCGTCGCCGGCGCGCTCGGCCTCGCCTTCATCAGCAAGCTCCTCGGCCACCCGCTCGCCCCCGGCCGCAACGGCCGCTAACGGCGCGTTCATTGGCAAACCTCCGGCCATCTCGTTAAGGGGTGGCCGGATGGACGCCTCGGACCTCCGCATCGCGCTCGTCTCGGGCAATTACAATTACGTTCGCGACGGCGCCAACCAGGCGCTGAACCGCCTCGTCGGCTACCTGCTTCGCCAGGGCGCGCAGGTCCGCGTCTATTCGCCGACGGTCGAGCATCCCGCCTTCCCCCCGACCGGTGACCTCGTCTCGCTGCCGTCGATCGCCATCCCCGGTGAGCGCGACGAATATCGCCTGCCGATGGGCCTCCCCGCGCGCATCCGCCGCGACCTCGAGACCTTCAAGCCCGACGTCATGCACGTCGCCAGCCCCGACCTCTCCTCGCACCGCGCGGTGACCTGGGCGCGCCGCCGCAACCTGCCGGTGGTCGCCTCGGTCCACACCCGCTTCGAAACCTACCTCGCTTACTACCACCTGCAGGCGTTCGAGCCGCTGCTGCGCGCGATGCTGCGCCGTTTCTACCTGCGCTGCGACGCGCTGCTGGTCCCGGCGGAGTCCACCGCCGCGGTGCTCCGCGCGCAGCGGATGAACCGCAACATCACCATCTGGGCGCGCGGGGTCGACCGCGAGCAATTCAATCCCCAGCGCCGCGACCTCGGCTGGCGCCGCGGGCTCGGCTTCGCCGACGAGGATTTCGTGATCGCCTTCCTCGGCCGGATCGTGATGGAGAAAGGGCTCGACGTCTTTTCCGACACCATCGCCGAGCTGACCGCGCGCGGCGTCGCGCACAAGGTGATGGTGATCGGCGACGGCCCCGCGCGCGGCTGGTTCGCCGAGCGGCTGCCCGGCGCCTGCTTCCTCGGGCAGCAGGTCGGCCCCGACCTCGCCCGCGCGCTCGCCAGCGCCGACGTCCTCCTCAATCCCTCGGTGACCGAGGCGTTCGGCAACGTCACGCTGGAAGCGATGGCGACCGGCCTGCCGGTGGTCGCCGCCGCCGCGACCGGGGCCAACAGCTTGGTCTGCGGCGGCACCACCGGAATGCTGGTCGAGCCGGGCGACATCGACGGCTTCGCCGCTGCGCTGACCGCTTATGCGGCCGACCCGGCGCTTCGCCACGCCCACGGCCAGGCCGGGCTCGCCTACGCCGAAACCCAGGACTGGGACCATATCAACGAAGCCGTCATCCGCACCTACCGCCGCGCCATCCAACGGCGCGAGCGGCTGGCGCGGATGAAGGGCTAGCGGCCTACTTCAGCCGCTCGATCCGCTTGGCGGCGTCGTCGAGGATGTCGGTGACGTCGGCGAGCAGTTCGTCGGTCCAGCCGTCGCGCTGCACCCGGTTCTTGAGCGCGTGCATCAGATTGCCCATCGCCCGCCCGATCTCGGGCCGCTGGCTTTCGCGCCGCGACGAGCCGGTCGCCTCGAGCCGCTCCATCAGCGCCGCGACCTCTTCCTCATTGTCCGCGAGTTCCTTGCGGCCGTCGTCGGTGATCGCGAACTTCTTGCGCGAGCCGCCGCCGTCCTGCTCCTCGATCGCGCCCTCGTCGGAAAGCAGGCTCAAGGTCGGATAAAGCACGCCCGGGCTCGGCGCATAGACGCCGTGGGTCAGCTCCTCGAGCGCCTTGATGAGGTCGTAGCCATGCCGCGGCTCGTCTGCGATCAGCTTCAGCAGCACCAGTCGCAATTCGCCCGCGCCGAAGAAGCGGCCGCGCCGCCCGCCACCACCGCCGCCACCGCCGCCATAAGGCCCATCGCGGCCGAAGGGCCCGCTCGGTCCGAACGGACCGGCGGGCCCGAACGGACCGTCCGGCCCAAACCCGCCCCAGCCGCCACCGCGGCCCATCATGAACATCGCGCGTCCGCGGCGGCCTTCGTGACCGCAACCCATATGATATCTACTCAATTGTTTTCTCCTGTCTGAGTAGCATCTAGATATATCTTAGATAACCACCTGACAAGTCCCGCTGGAAAGTTTTGCGCGAGCTTCTAGAGACGAAGGCATGGCGGACCTGTTCGACGATAGCCTGTCCGCGGGCGCGCCGCCCGACGCCGCCGCGGGATCCGCGCCGCTGGCCGACCGCCTGCGCCCCGCCGCCCTCGCCGAGGTCGTCGGCCAGGATCATCTGACCGGCCCCGACGGCCCGATCGGCCGCATGGTCGCCGCCGGCAAGTTGTCGAGCCTGATCCTGTGGGGCCCGCCGGGCACCGGCAAGACCAGCATCGCCCGCCTCCTCGCCGCCGCCGTCGGCTTGCGCTTCGTCGCCCTCTCCGCCGTGTTCAGCGGGGTCGCCGACCTCAAGAAGGTGTTCGCCGAAGCCAAGACCGCCGCCCGCGCCGGCCAGCGCACCCTCCTCTTTGTGGACGAGATCCACCGCTTCAACCGCTCGCAGCAGGACGGCTTCCTCCCCTTCGTCGAGGACGGCACCGTGGTCCTCGTCGGTGCCACCACCGAAAACCCCAGCTTCGAATTGAACGCCGCGCTGCTCAGCCGCTGCCAAGTCCTCGTCCTCCACCGGCTCGACGCGGCGGCGATGGAGGGCCTGCTCGCCCGCGCCGAAGCCGAGGTCGGCCGCCCGCTCCCCCTCATTCCCGCCGCCCGCGAAGCGCTAGTCGCCACCGCCGACGGCGACGGCCGCTTCCTCCTCAACCAGGCTGAACTGCTGTTCGACGTCGCCTCCGGCGAGGCGCTCGACCCCGCCGCCCTGCGCGACCTCCTCCAGCGCCGCCTGCCCGTCTACGACAAGGACCGCGAGGGCCACTACGGCCTCATCTCCGCGCTCCACAAATCGATCCGCGGCTCCGACCCCGACGCCGCGCTCTACTATCTCGCCCGCATGCTCACCGCGGGC
The Sphingomonas ginsengisoli An et al. 2013 genome window above contains:
- a CDS encoding phytoene/squalene synthase family protein, whose translation is MSDADDRARLVEAALASISVGSKSFRFASQLFDLPTRERSWLLYAWCRACDDVTDGQTLGHDAVAVDDAAARIAFLRARTAEALAGEPTGIVAFEALRTVAAECHIPAAVTADHLAGFERDAAGWRPATTDDLLSYCYQVAGAVGVMMAHVMGVAPDDSDTLDRAADLGIAFQLANIARDIVEDARVGRVYLPTDWLRAEGLEGADLADPRHRPALARIARRLSELADAYRRSARVGAARLPFRSRWAVLSASGIYGEIATRAAALGPRAWDARISTGKGEKAALVMEAFWEALWPVRPIPRDGLWTRPRTPAAP
- a CDS encoding sterol desaturase family protein; protein product: MSLPAGLALFAATVIAMEAVAYGLHRWVMHSRLGWRLHASHHRERAGWFEANDLYGMLFALPSVALIYAGVHEQLGPWAAWVGAGIAGYGLIYFGFHDVIVHGRIAHRIVPRSRYFRRIVQAHKLHHAVQGREGAVSFGFVYAPPIERLKRALGASAKAEVRAPRGSAAESTDHRVGSA
- a CDS encoding DNA-deoxyinosine glycosylase — its product is MAMRGDEPKSSFPPVIDAGTRLLVCGSLPGEASLAAGRYYAHPQNQFWRLLGAALGEPLAELAYEERLARLLERGVGLWDVVASARRRGSLDQALRGVAATPLGELVAAHPAVRAVAFNGLTAARIGRRSLAGSAGLTLVDLPSSSPAHTLSFAAKAARWAALRDLVG
- a CDS encoding CsbD family protein: MNIDTAIGTGTDLKGQLKQNIGEATNDPALQQDGTLDQISGQARKGFGAVRDFAKRQPVAAAVAGALGLAFISKLLGHPLAPGRNGR
- a CDS encoding glycosyltransferase family 4 protein, giving the protein MDASDLRIALVSGNYNYVRDGANQALNRLVGYLLRQGAQVRVYSPTVEHPAFPPTGDLVSLPSIAIPGERDEYRLPMGLPARIRRDLETFKPDVMHVASPDLSSHRAVTWARRRNLPVVASVHTRFETYLAYYHLQAFEPLLRAMLRRFYLRCDALLVPAESTAAVLRAQRMNRNITIWARGVDREQFNPQRRDLGWRRGLGFADEDFVIAFLGRIVMEKGLDVFSDTIAELTARGVAHKVMVIGDGPARGWFAERLPGACFLGQQVGPDLARALASADVLLNPSVTEAFGNVTLEAMATGLPVVAAAATGANSLVCGGTTGMLVEPGDIDGFAAALTAYAADPALRHAHGQAGLAYAETQDWDHINEAVIRTYRRAIQRRERLARMKG
- a CDS encoding PadR family transcriptional regulator, with the protein product MMGRGGGWGGFGPDGPFGPAGPFGPSGPFGRDGPYGGGGGGGGGRRGRFFGAGELRLVLLKLIADEPRHGYDLIKALEELTHGVYAPSPGVLYPTLSLLSDEGAIEEQDGGGSRKKFAITDDGRKELADNEEEVAALMERLEATGSSRRESQRPEIGRAMGNLMHALKNRVQRDGWTDELLADVTDILDDAAKRIERLK
- a CDS encoding replication-associated recombination protein A, which gives rise to MADLFDDSLSAGAPPDAAAGSAPLADRLRPAALAEVVGQDHLTGPDGPIGRMVAAGKLSSLILWGPPGTGKTSIARLLAAAVGLRFVALSAVFSGVADLKKVFAEAKTAARAGQRTLLFVDEIHRFNRSQQDGFLPFVEDGTVVLVGATTENPSFELNAALLSRCQVLVLHRLDAAAMEGLLARAEAEVGRPLPLIPAAREALVATADGDGRFLLNQAELLFDVASGEALDPAALRDLLQRRLPVYDKDREGHYGLISALHKSIRGSDPDAALYYLARMLTAGEEPLYLLRRLTRAAVEDIGLADPQALVQCMAAKDSYDFLGSPEGELGIVQACLYLATAPKSNAVYKAQSAAWKSAKEHGSLSPPKHILGAPTRLMRDLGYGKGYQYDHDQDEAFSGANYWPEEMRPETYYQPTDRGFERKLAERLAWWAERRAQAED